Proteins encoded within one genomic window of Odocoileus virginianus isolate 20LAN1187 ecotype Illinois chromosome 2, Ovbor_1.2, whole genome shotgun sequence:
- the LOC110128596 gene encoding LOW QUALITY PROTEIN: ficolin-2 (The sequence of the model RefSeq protein was modified relative to this genomic sequence to represent the inferred CDS: inserted 2 bases in 2 codons), translating into MPVNSAERYHVTSQVPSWRHTQQGRNLSAFTTEQRPPRPVSFPETQRTVKPWTLGLGWRGSVGIDPRRPALPMLEKQADGPAPTGLRLPGTRGLAQRDGSRGGARGTGSQQRIKALSAAAQKLQEAFQTSQPQMETGLEESLSQIGGRDVSMGLQLLFGGQTLVTRGAWGQDTGPGCLHGLASSGRFVSVQSGSTWFPDRVPIGVVRGLQRGHGPEAVELGGTARALGPXGPLRACLHFRTLAARAADTCPEVKLVGLEGSDKLSVLQGCPGLPGAPGPKGEAGAGGLKGITRFAQVPGKAGPAGPKGSTGARGERGAHGEKGELGQLHSCATGPRTCKELLTRGHFPSGWNTIYLPDCRPXTVLCDMDMDGGGAVFQQRRGGPGGFFRTRTTYTQGFGSQPGKFWPGSDNIHTLTARGTSELWVDLVDFEGNHRFAKHQSFRMAGEAERHKLVLGVFVEGGAGDFLTDRRSHFFSTKDRDSDEGASSCAVQFQGAWWHHACHSASLNGRCLEGQHTGHANGINWKSWGGYNYSCKVQR; encoded by the exons ATGCCAGTCAACTCTGCAGAGCGGTACCACGTGACGTCACAAGTCCCCTCCTGGAGGCACACCCAGCAGGGGAGAAACCTGTCAGCTTTCACCACTGAGCAACGCCCACCCCGGCCTGTCTCGTTCCCCGAGACGCAGCGCACGGTCAAGCCGTGGActctggggctggggtggagg GGTAGCGTGGGCATTGACCCCCGCAGGCCTGCCCTGCCGATGCTGGAGAAGCAAGCAGATGGCCCAGCACCCACGGGGCTACGTCTACCAGGCACCCGGGGGCTGGCGCAG AGGGACGGCTCCCGCGGTGGGGCCCGCGGTACGGGCTCTCAGCAGAGAATCAAAGCTCTCTCTGCAGCCGCACAGAAGCTCCAGGAGGCTTTTCAGACGTCGCAGCCTCAGATGGAGACGGGTCTGGAAG AGAGCCTGTCCCAGATTGGGGGGCGGGATGTCAGCATGGGCCTCCAGCTGCTGTTTGGAGGCCAGACCCTCGTCACCAGAGGGGCTTGGGGGCAGGACACTGGCCCTG GCTGTCTGCATGGACTCGCCTCTTCTGGCCGCTTCGTATCGGTGCAGTCGGGCAGCACGTGGTTTCCTGACCGCGTCCCCATTGGCGTGGTCCGAGGGCTCC AGCGCGGTCACGGACCGGAGGCCGTGGAGCTGGGAGGCACGGCCCGGGCCCTGGGCC CTGGCCCGCTCCGCGCATGCCTGCACTTCAGGACCCTCGCTGCCCGGGCTGCTGACACCTGTCCAG AGGTGAAGCTGGTGGGTCTGGAGGGCTCCGACAAGCTGTCCGTCCTCCAAGGCTGCCCAGGGCTGCCCGGAGCCCCAGGGCCCAAGGGAGAGGCAGGCGCCGGTGGACTGAAGGGTAT AACGAGGTTCGCCCAAGTCCCTGGGAAGGCAGGGCCAGCCGGACCCAAAGGAAGCACAG GAGCCCGAGGGGAGAGGGGTGCACATGGAGAGAAAG GAGAGCTGGGGCAGCTCCATTCGTGTGCCA CTGGACCTCGGACCTGCAAGGAGCTGCTCACCAGGGGGCACTTCCCGAGTGGCTGGAACACCATCTACCTGCCCGACTGCCGGC TGACCGTGCTGTGTGACATGGATATGGACGGCGGGGGTGCC GTTTTCCAGCAAAGGAGGGGTGGCCCTGGGGGCTTCTTCCGGACCCGGACCACGTACACGCAGGGCTTCGGCAGTCAGCCGGGCAAGTTCTGGCCGGGGAGTGACAACATCCACACCCTGACCGCCCGGG GAACCAGTGAGCTCTGGGTAGACCTCGTGGACTTTGAGGGCAACCACCGATTTGCCAAGCACCAGTCATTCAGGATGGCGGGTGAAGCTGAGAGGCACAAGCTGGTCCTGGGGGTCTTTGTGGAGGGCGGTGCAG GTGATTTCCTGACGGACCGCAGAAGTCACTTCTTCTCCACCAAAGACCGCGACAGTGATGAGGGCGCCTCTAGCTGTGCCGTGCAGTTCCAGGGGGCCTGGTGGCACCACGCCTGTCACTCGGCCAGCCTGAACGGCCGCTGCCTCGAGGGGCAGCACACGGGCCACGCCAACGGCATCAACTGGAAGTCGTGGGGAGGGTACAACTACAGCTGCAAGGTTCAGAGATGA